A section of the Malus sylvestris chromosome 17, drMalSylv7.2, whole genome shotgun sequence genome encodes:
- the LOC126610019 gene encoding uncharacterized protein LOC126610019 isoform X3, with translation MRFFQVSISFSPLLSFDFILSLHLPNLVTILETCIFKIVNILDCRFFLVKSGLWLNMTTTVVPTVLSYKNYKDWSFRMKTYFLAEDLWDIVSGTVTKPPEGEEHKAWKKKDAKALYAIQNSCGDNTYKLIKGKTTAKEAWDTLVQKVRYGSVNLSDEDSSDENSSDEDSHDEANKPVCHVYPTPPDHDATLGSVNLSDEDSSDENSSDEDSHDEANKPVCHVYPTPPDHDATLESAMEEALSTRGAGHDESIQETFVKYVKSNDWDNAIKFLRQHPQAASARMTDWPYTTALHYAIGKRCSVRIIQQLVDLMANALLETADSFGSALDCLINDCPEWVEAAECIVKKNLNIVTSVPSNRVPLVLVAQGTAKGERLARFLYSLTPHEQLNVSQATHLISLGFHLQRLDIAWDLIQRYPKLAITKDLDKNIPLVTLASNGSAFKSGSRLNLWENLIYHGMTLFRGLLANLQTLLGITHIYQKKLMHERVQQFLPLMWKASEGDGNILKRQKLIKALCVAAERGHVEYIFSFLKCSTLDFDAVQNEKGQNLYQIAAECRHHKIYNLIHVHDQLRKNGITLYFYPTAEMNRVGTTESYLGKKDDFGNNMLHTVATISPSSQIHDIQGAALQMQRELQWFKEVERIANPMDLESVNKDDKTPRKVFTENHKELGKEAEKSMKEIATSCTVVGALIVTIMFAAAFTVPGGNDKNDEKAGPPTFLTNKVYTTFIVLDAISLFSSTTSVIMFLGILTSRYFEDDFYKSLPIKMIIGLLTLFLSIATMMIVFSCGLYIMLDEKSSIVVPSILLATVPVTSFIWMQFPLLVELFISTFGRGIFYRNQKKLF, from the exons ATGAGATTCTTTCAAGTTTCTATAAGCTTCTCTCCACTTCTCTCATTTGATTTCATTCTCTCCCTTCATCTTCCAAATCTTGTAACCATTTTGGAGACTTGTATTTTCAAAATTGTTAATATTTTGGACTGCAGGTTCTTCCTTGTCAAATCGGGACTTTG GTTGAATATGACAACTACAGTTGTTCCTACAGTTCTTAGCTATAAGAACTACAAGGATTGGAGTTTTCGGATGAAGACCTACTTTTTGGCCGAAGATCTTTGGGACATCGTCAGCGGCACCGTTACGAAACCTCCTGAAGGAGAAGAACATAAAGCTTGGAAGAAGAAGGATGCCAAGGCCTTATACGCAATCCAGAATTCTTGCGGGGATAACACTTACAAGCTTATCAAAGGCAAAACCACGGCCAAAGAAGCATGGGATACTTTGGTACAAAAAGTTCGTTACGGGTCTGTAAATTTATCAGATGAAGATTCATCAGATGAAAATTCATCAGATGAAGATTCACATGATGAAG cAAACAAGCCAGTTTGTCATGTGTATCCAACTCCGCCTGATCATGATGCTACGCTAGGGTCTGTAAATTTATCAGATGAAGATTCATCAGATGAAAATTCATCAGATGAAGATTCACATGATGAAG cAAACAAGCCAGTTTGTCATGTGTATCCAACCCCGCCTGATCATGATGCTACGCTAGAGTCGGCAATGGAAGAAGCACTGAGCACTAGAg GAGCAGGACATGATGAGAGCATCCAAGAAACTTTCGTGAAATATGTCAAGTCTAATGATTGGGATAATGCGATCAAGTTTCTTCGCCAACATCCCCAGGCAGCAAGTGCAAGGATGACAGATTGGCCATATACAACAGCTCTTCACTACGCAATCGGGAAGAGGTGCAGCGTGCGCATTATACAACAGTTGGTGGATTTAATGGCAAACGCACTATTGGAAACAGCAGACAGCTTCGGATCAGCTCTTGATTGTTTAATAAATGATTGTCCAGAATGGGTTGAAGCAGCTGAATGCATTGTTAAAAAGAACCTCAATATAGTTACTAGTGTACCTTCTAACCGTGTGCCTCTAGTTCTCGTGGCCCAAGGGACGGCAAAGGGGGAAAGATTGGCTCGCTTTCTCTATTCCCTCACTCCACACGAACAACTAAATGTTTCCCAGGCCACTCATCTTATTTCTCTTGGTTTTCATCTCCAGAGACTTG ATATTGCTTGGGATTTGATACAACGTTACCCAAAATTGGCTATAACTAAAGACTTGGACAAGAATATTCCTTTAGTGACATTGGCCTCTAACGGTTCTGCATTCAAAAGTGGAAGCCGACTCAATTTATGGGAAAATTTGATCTATCATG GAATGACTTTATTCCGAGGACTACTGGCGAATCTCCAAACACTTTTGG GAATCACTCATATATATCAAAAGAAATTGATGCATGAGCGGGTCCAACAATTTCTACCTCTCATGTGGAAAGCGAGCGAAGGAGATGGGAATATtttaaaaagacaaaaattgATCAAAGCATTGTGCGTGGCAGCAGAACGAGGGCATGTGGagtatattttttcttttctcaaatgTTCCACATTGGACTTTGATGCAGTTCAGAATGAAAAAGGCCAAAACCTGTACCAAATTGCCGCTGAATGCCGTCACCACAAAATTTATAATCTTATACATGTCCACGATCAGTTGCGCAAGAATGGTATAACATTATACTTCTATCCTACTGCCGAAATGAATAGAGTGGGGACAACAGAATCCTATCTGGGGAAGAAAGATGACTTTGGGAATAATATGCTACATACGGTAGCAACTATTAGCCCATCGTCACAAATTCATGACATTCAAGGTGCAGCTTTGCAAATGCAAAGAGAACTACAATGGTTTAAG gagGTAGAGAGGATTGCAAATCCCATGGATCTTGAATCTGTAAACAAAGATGATAAGACACCACGAAAAGTATTTACGGAGAATCACAAAGAATTGGGGAAGGAGGCAGAAAAGTCAATGAAGGAAATAGCAACTTCTTGTACAGTTGTAGGTGCTCTCATTGTCACCATCATGTTTGCTGCAGCATTCACAGTTCCTGGTGGAAATGATAAAAATGATGAAAAGGCAGGTCCTCCTACATTCTTAACTAATAAGGTATACACAACTTTTATAGTTTTAGATGCAATCTCACTCTTTTCTTCGACAACCTCTGTTATCATGTTTTTGGGCATTCTCACGTCACGTTATTTTGAAGATGATTTCTACAAATCTTTGCCCATAAAAATGATAATAGGCCTTCTCACCCTCTTTTTATCTATCGCCACAATGATGATTGTTTTTTCTTGTGGCCTTTACATTATGCTTGACGAGAAATCCTCCATTGTTGTCCCAAGCATTTTGCTTGCCACTGTTCCAGTTACCTCCTTCATCTGGATGCAATTTCCGTTGCTTGTTGAGTTATTCATATCTACTTTTGGACGGGGAATATTTTACAGGAACcagaaaaaattgttttga
- the LOC126610019 gene encoding uncharacterized protein LOC126610019 isoform X2, producing the protein MRFFQVSISFSPLLSFDFILSLHLPNLVTILETCIFKIVNILDCRFFLVKSGLWLNMTTTVVPTVLSYKNYKDWSFRMKTYFLAEDLWDIVSGTVTKPPEGEEHKAWKKKDAKALYAIQNSCGDNTYKLIKGKTTAKEAWDTLVQKVRYGSVNLSDEDSSDENSSDEDSHDEANKPVCHVYPTPPDHDATLGSVNLSDEDSSDENSSDEDSHDEANKPVCHVYPTPPDHDATLESAMEEALSTRGAGHDESIQETFVKYVKSNDWDNAIKFLRQHPQAASARMTDWPYTTALHYAIGKRCSVRIIQQLVDLMANALLETADSFGSALDCLINDCPEWVEAAECIVKKNLNIVTSVPSNRVPLVLVAQGTAKGERLARFLYSLTPHEQLNVSQATHLISLGFHLQRLDIAWDLIQRYPKLAITKDLDKNIPLVTLASNGSAFKSGSRLNLWENLIYHGIRIKPLPPINKEKHESDQKENQGHHLISSGITHIYQKKLMHERVQQFLPLMWKASEGDGNILKRQKLIKALCVAAERGHVEYIFSFLKCSTLDFDAVQNEKGQNLYQIAAECRHHKIYNLIHVHDQLRKNGITLYFYPTAEMNRVGTTESYLGKKDDFGNNMLHTVATISPSSQIHDIQGAALQMQRELQWFKEVERIANPMDLESVNKDDKTPRKVFTENHKELGKEAEKSMKEIATSCTVVGALIVTIMFAAAFTVPGGNDKNDEKAGPPTFLTNKVYTTFIVLDAISLFSSTTSVIMFLGILTSRYFEDDFYKSLPIKMIIGLLTLFLSIATMMIVFSCGLYIMLDEKSSIVVPSILLATVPVTSFIWMQFPLLVELFISTFGRGIFYRNQKKLF; encoded by the exons ATGAGATTCTTTCAAGTTTCTATAAGCTTCTCTCCACTTCTCTCATTTGATTTCATTCTCTCCCTTCATCTTCCAAATCTTGTAACCATTTTGGAGACTTGTATTTTCAAAATTGTTAATATTTTGGACTGCAGGTTCTTCCTTGTCAAATCGGGACTTTG GTTGAATATGACAACTACAGTTGTTCCTACAGTTCTTAGCTATAAGAACTACAAGGATTGGAGTTTTCGGATGAAGACCTACTTTTTGGCCGAAGATCTTTGGGACATCGTCAGCGGCACCGTTACGAAACCTCCTGAAGGAGAAGAACATAAAGCTTGGAAGAAGAAGGATGCCAAGGCCTTATACGCAATCCAGAATTCTTGCGGGGATAACACTTACAAGCTTATCAAAGGCAAAACCACGGCCAAAGAAGCATGGGATACTTTGGTACAAAAAGTTCGTTACGGGTCTGTAAATTTATCAGATGAAGATTCATCAGATGAAAATTCATCAGATGAAGATTCACATGATGAAG cAAACAAGCCAGTTTGTCATGTGTATCCAACTCCGCCTGATCATGATGCTACGCTAGGGTCTGTAAATTTATCAGATGAAGATTCATCAGATGAAAATTCATCAGATGAAGATTCACATGATGAAG cAAACAAGCCAGTTTGTCATGTGTATCCAACCCCGCCTGATCATGATGCTACGCTAGAGTCGGCAATGGAAGAAGCACTGAGCACTAGAg GAGCAGGACATGATGAGAGCATCCAAGAAACTTTCGTGAAATATGTCAAGTCTAATGATTGGGATAATGCGATCAAGTTTCTTCGCCAACATCCCCAGGCAGCAAGTGCAAGGATGACAGATTGGCCATATACAACAGCTCTTCACTACGCAATCGGGAAGAGGTGCAGCGTGCGCATTATACAACAGTTGGTGGATTTAATGGCAAACGCACTATTGGAAACAGCAGACAGCTTCGGATCAGCTCTTGATTGTTTAATAAATGATTGTCCAGAATGGGTTGAAGCAGCTGAATGCATTGTTAAAAAGAACCTCAATATAGTTACTAGTGTACCTTCTAACCGTGTGCCTCTAGTTCTCGTGGCCCAAGGGACGGCAAAGGGGGAAAGATTGGCTCGCTTTCTCTATTCCCTCACTCCACACGAACAACTAAATGTTTCCCAGGCCACTCATCTTATTTCTCTTGGTTTTCATCTCCAGAGACTTG ATATTGCTTGGGATTTGATACAACGTTACCCAAAATTGGCTATAACTAAAGACTTGGACAAGAATATTCCTTTAGTGACATTGGCCTCTAACGGTTCTGCATTCAAAAGTGGAAGCCGACTCAATTTATGGGAAAATTTGATCTATCATG GTATCCGCATAAAACCTCTTCCTCCCATCAACAAGGAAAAACATGAAAGTGACCAAAAAGAGAATCAAGGGCATCATCTCATTTCCTCAG GAATCACTCATATATATCAAAAGAAATTGATGCATGAGCGGGTCCAACAATTTCTACCTCTCATGTGGAAAGCGAGCGAAGGAGATGGGAATATtttaaaaagacaaaaattgATCAAAGCATTGTGCGTGGCAGCAGAACGAGGGCATGTGGagtatattttttcttttctcaaatgTTCCACATTGGACTTTGATGCAGTTCAGAATGAAAAAGGCCAAAACCTGTACCAAATTGCCGCTGAATGCCGTCACCACAAAATTTATAATCTTATACATGTCCACGATCAGTTGCGCAAGAATGGTATAACATTATACTTCTATCCTACTGCCGAAATGAATAGAGTGGGGACAACAGAATCCTATCTGGGGAAGAAAGATGACTTTGGGAATAATATGCTACATACGGTAGCAACTATTAGCCCATCGTCACAAATTCATGACATTCAAGGTGCAGCTTTGCAAATGCAAAGAGAACTACAATGGTTTAAG gagGTAGAGAGGATTGCAAATCCCATGGATCTTGAATCTGTAAACAAAGATGATAAGACACCACGAAAAGTATTTACGGAGAATCACAAAGAATTGGGGAAGGAGGCAGAAAAGTCAATGAAGGAAATAGCAACTTCTTGTACAGTTGTAGGTGCTCTCATTGTCACCATCATGTTTGCTGCAGCATTCACAGTTCCTGGTGGAAATGATAAAAATGATGAAAAGGCAGGTCCTCCTACATTCTTAACTAATAAGGTATACACAACTTTTATAGTTTTAGATGCAATCTCACTCTTTTCTTCGACAACCTCTGTTATCATGTTTTTGGGCATTCTCACGTCACGTTATTTTGAAGATGATTTCTACAAATCTTTGCCCATAAAAATGATAATAGGCCTTCTCACCCTCTTTTTATCTATCGCCACAATGATGATTGTTTTTTCTTGTGGCCTTTACATTATGCTTGACGAGAAATCCTCCATTGTTGTCCCAAGCATTTTGCTTGCCACTGTTCCAGTTACCTCCTTCATCTGGATGCAATTTCCGTTGCTTGTTGAGTTATTCATATCTACTTTTGGACGGGGAATATTTTACAGGAACcagaaaaaattgttttga
- the LOC126610019 gene encoding uncharacterized protein LOC126610019 isoform X1: protein MRFFQVSISFSPLLSFDFILSLHLPNLVTILETCIFKIVNILDCRFFLVKSGLWLNMTTTVVPTVLSYKNYKDWSFRMKTYFLAEDLWDIVSGTVTKPPEGEEHKAWKKKDAKALYAIQNSCGDNTYKLIKGKTTAKEAWDTLVQKVRYGSVNLSDEDSSDENSSDEDSHDEANKPVCHVYPTPPDHDATLGSVNLSDEDSSDENSSDEDSHDEANKPVCHVYPTPPDHDATLESAMEEALSTRGAGHDESIQETFVKYVKSNDWDNAIKFLRQHPQAASARMTDWPYTTALHYAIGKRCSVRIIQQLVDLMANALLETADSFGSALDCLINDCPEWVEAAECIVKKNLNIVTSVPSNRVPLVLVAQGTAKGERLARFLYSLTPHEQLNVSQATHLISLGFHLQRLDIAWDLIQRYPKLAITKDLDKNIPLVTLASNGSAFKSGSRLNLWENLIYHGIRIKPLPPINKEKHESDQKENQGHHLISSGMTLFRGLLANLQTLLGITHIYQKKLMHERVQQFLPLMWKASEGDGNILKRQKLIKALCVAAERGHVEYIFSFLKCSTLDFDAVQNEKGQNLYQIAAECRHHKIYNLIHVHDQLRKNGITLYFYPTAEMNRVGTTESYLGKKDDFGNNMLHTVATISPSSQIHDIQGAALQMQRELQWFKEVERIANPMDLESVNKDDKTPRKVFTENHKELGKEAEKSMKEIATSCTVVGALIVTIMFAAAFTVPGGNDKNDEKAGPPTFLTNKVYTTFIVLDAISLFSSTTSVIMFLGILTSRYFEDDFYKSLPIKMIIGLLTLFLSIATMMIVFSCGLYIMLDEKSSIVVPSILLATVPVTSFIWMQFPLLVELFISTFGRGIFYRNQKKLF from the exons ATGAGATTCTTTCAAGTTTCTATAAGCTTCTCTCCACTTCTCTCATTTGATTTCATTCTCTCCCTTCATCTTCCAAATCTTGTAACCATTTTGGAGACTTGTATTTTCAAAATTGTTAATATTTTGGACTGCAGGTTCTTCCTTGTCAAATCGGGACTTTG GTTGAATATGACAACTACAGTTGTTCCTACAGTTCTTAGCTATAAGAACTACAAGGATTGGAGTTTTCGGATGAAGACCTACTTTTTGGCCGAAGATCTTTGGGACATCGTCAGCGGCACCGTTACGAAACCTCCTGAAGGAGAAGAACATAAAGCTTGGAAGAAGAAGGATGCCAAGGCCTTATACGCAATCCAGAATTCTTGCGGGGATAACACTTACAAGCTTATCAAAGGCAAAACCACGGCCAAAGAAGCATGGGATACTTTGGTACAAAAAGTTCGTTACGGGTCTGTAAATTTATCAGATGAAGATTCATCAGATGAAAATTCATCAGATGAAGATTCACATGATGAAG cAAACAAGCCAGTTTGTCATGTGTATCCAACTCCGCCTGATCATGATGCTACGCTAGGGTCTGTAAATTTATCAGATGAAGATTCATCAGATGAAAATTCATCAGATGAAGATTCACATGATGAAG cAAACAAGCCAGTTTGTCATGTGTATCCAACCCCGCCTGATCATGATGCTACGCTAGAGTCGGCAATGGAAGAAGCACTGAGCACTAGAg GAGCAGGACATGATGAGAGCATCCAAGAAACTTTCGTGAAATATGTCAAGTCTAATGATTGGGATAATGCGATCAAGTTTCTTCGCCAACATCCCCAGGCAGCAAGTGCAAGGATGACAGATTGGCCATATACAACAGCTCTTCACTACGCAATCGGGAAGAGGTGCAGCGTGCGCATTATACAACAGTTGGTGGATTTAATGGCAAACGCACTATTGGAAACAGCAGACAGCTTCGGATCAGCTCTTGATTGTTTAATAAATGATTGTCCAGAATGGGTTGAAGCAGCTGAATGCATTGTTAAAAAGAACCTCAATATAGTTACTAGTGTACCTTCTAACCGTGTGCCTCTAGTTCTCGTGGCCCAAGGGACGGCAAAGGGGGAAAGATTGGCTCGCTTTCTCTATTCCCTCACTCCACACGAACAACTAAATGTTTCCCAGGCCACTCATCTTATTTCTCTTGGTTTTCATCTCCAGAGACTTG ATATTGCTTGGGATTTGATACAACGTTACCCAAAATTGGCTATAACTAAAGACTTGGACAAGAATATTCCTTTAGTGACATTGGCCTCTAACGGTTCTGCATTCAAAAGTGGAAGCCGACTCAATTTATGGGAAAATTTGATCTATCATG GTATCCGCATAAAACCTCTTCCTCCCATCAACAAGGAAAAACATGAAAGTGACCAAAAAGAGAATCAAGGGCATCATCTCATTTCCTCAG GAATGACTTTATTCCGAGGACTACTGGCGAATCTCCAAACACTTTTGG GAATCACTCATATATATCAAAAGAAATTGATGCATGAGCGGGTCCAACAATTTCTACCTCTCATGTGGAAAGCGAGCGAAGGAGATGGGAATATtttaaaaagacaaaaattgATCAAAGCATTGTGCGTGGCAGCAGAACGAGGGCATGTGGagtatattttttcttttctcaaatgTTCCACATTGGACTTTGATGCAGTTCAGAATGAAAAAGGCCAAAACCTGTACCAAATTGCCGCTGAATGCCGTCACCACAAAATTTATAATCTTATACATGTCCACGATCAGTTGCGCAAGAATGGTATAACATTATACTTCTATCCTACTGCCGAAATGAATAGAGTGGGGACAACAGAATCCTATCTGGGGAAGAAAGATGACTTTGGGAATAATATGCTACATACGGTAGCAACTATTAGCCCATCGTCACAAATTCATGACATTCAAGGTGCAGCTTTGCAAATGCAAAGAGAACTACAATGGTTTAAG gagGTAGAGAGGATTGCAAATCCCATGGATCTTGAATCTGTAAACAAAGATGATAAGACACCACGAAAAGTATTTACGGAGAATCACAAAGAATTGGGGAAGGAGGCAGAAAAGTCAATGAAGGAAATAGCAACTTCTTGTACAGTTGTAGGTGCTCTCATTGTCACCATCATGTTTGCTGCAGCATTCACAGTTCCTGGTGGAAATGATAAAAATGATGAAAAGGCAGGTCCTCCTACATTCTTAACTAATAAGGTATACACAACTTTTATAGTTTTAGATGCAATCTCACTCTTTTCTTCGACAACCTCTGTTATCATGTTTTTGGGCATTCTCACGTCACGTTATTTTGAAGATGATTTCTACAAATCTTTGCCCATAAAAATGATAATAGGCCTTCTCACCCTCTTTTTATCTATCGCCACAATGATGATTGTTTTTTCTTGTGGCCTTTACATTATGCTTGACGAGAAATCCTCCATTGTTGTCCCAAGCATTTTGCTTGCCACTGTTCCAGTTACCTCCTTCATCTGGATGCAATTTCCGTTGCTTGTTGAGTTATTCATATCTACTTTTGGACGGGGAATATTTTACAGGAACcagaaaaaattgttttga
- the LOC126610019 gene encoding uncharacterized protein LOC126610019 isoform X4, with product MRFFQVSISFSPLLSFDFILSLHLPNLVTILETCIFKIVNILDCRFFLVKSGLWLNMTTTVVPTVLSYKNYKDWSFRMKTYFLAEDLWDIVSGTVTKPPEGEEHKAWKKKDAKALYAIQNSCGDNTYKLIKGKTTAKEAWDTLVQKVRYGSVNLSDEDSSDENSSDEDSHDEANKPVCHVYPTPPDHDATLESAMEEALSTRGAGHDESIQETFVKYVKSNDWDNAIKFLRQHPQAASARMTDWPYTTALHYAIGKRCSVRIIQQLVDLMANALLETADSFGSALDCLINDCPEWVEAAECIVKKNLNIVTSVPSNRVPLVLVAQGTAKGERLARFLYSLTPHEQLNVSQATHLISLGFHLQRLDIAWDLIQRYPKLAITKDLDKNIPLVTLASNGSAFKSGSRLNLWENLIYHGIRIKPLPPINKEKHESDQKENQGHHLISSGMTLFRGLLANLQTLLGITHIYQKKLMHERVQQFLPLMWKASEGDGNILKRQKLIKALCVAAERGHVEYIFSFLKCSTLDFDAVQNEKGQNLYQIAAECRHHKIYNLIHVHDQLRKNGITLYFYPTAEMNRVGTTESYLGKKDDFGNNMLHTVATISPSSQIHDIQGAALQMQRELQWFKEVERIANPMDLESVNKDDKTPRKVFTENHKELGKEAEKSMKEIATSCTVVGALIVTIMFAAAFTVPGGNDKNDEKAGPPTFLTNKVYTTFIVLDAISLFSSTTSVIMFLGILTSRYFEDDFYKSLPIKMIIGLLTLFLSIATMMIVFSCGLYIMLDEKSSIVVPSILLATVPVTSFIWMQFPLLVELFISTFGRGIFYRNQKKLF from the exons ATGAGATTCTTTCAAGTTTCTATAAGCTTCTCTCCACTTCTCTCATTTGATTTCATTCTCTCCCTTCATCTTCCAAATCTTGTAACCATTTTGGAGACTTGTATTTTCAAAATTGTTAATATTTTGGACTGCAGGTTCTTCCTTGTCAAATCGGGACTTTG GTTGAATATGACAACTACAGTTGTTCCTACAGTTCTTAGCTATAAGAACTACAAGGATTGGAGTTTTCGGATGAAGACCTACTTTTTGGCCGAAGATCTTTGGGACATCGTCAGCGGCACCGTTACGAAACCTCCTGAAGGAGAAGAACATAAAGCTTGGAAGAAGAAGGATGCCAAGGCCTTATACGCAATCCAGAATTCTTGCGGGGATAACACTTACAAGCTTATCAAAGGCAAAACCACGGCCAAAGAAGCATGGGATACTTTGGTACAAAAAGTTCGTTACGGGTCTGTAAATTTATCAGATGAAGATTCATCAGATGAAAATTCATCAGATGAAGATTCACATGATGAAG cAAACAAGCCAGTTTGTCATGTGTATCCAACCCCGCCTGATCATGATGCTACGCTAGAGTCGGCAATGGAAGAAGCACTGAGCACTAGAg GAGCAGGACATGATGAGAGCATCCAAGAAACTTTCGTGAAATATGTCAAGTCTAATGATTGGGATAATGCGATCAAGTTTCTTCGCCAACATCCCCAGGCAGCAAGTGCAAGGATGACAGATTGGCCATATACAACAGCTCTTCACTACGCAATCGGGAAGAGGTGCAGCGTGCGCATTATACAACAGTTGGTGGATTTAATGGCAAACGCACTATTGGAAACAGCAGACAGCTTCGGATCAGCTCTTGATTGTTTAATAAATGATTGTCCAGAATGGGTTGAAGCAGCTGAATGCATTGTTAAAAAGAACCTCAATATAGTTACTAGTGTACCTTCTAACCGTGTGCCTCTAGTTCTCGTGGCCCAAGGGACGGCAAAGGGGGAAAGATTGGCTCGCTTTCTCTATTCCCTCACTCCACACGAACAACTAAATGTTTCCCAGGCCACTCATCTTATTTCTCTTGGTTTTCATCTCCAGAGACTTG ATATTGCTTGGGATTTGATACAACGTTACCCAAAATTGGCTATAACTAAAGACTTGGACAAGAATATTCCTTTAGTGACATTGGCCTCTAACGGTTCTGCATTCAAAAGTGGAAGCCGACTCAATTTATGGGAAAATTTGATCTATCATG GTATCCGCATAAAACCTCTTCCTCCCATCAACAAGGAAAAACATGAAAGTGACCAAAAAGAGAATCAAGGGCATCATCTCATTTCCTCAG GAATGACTTTATTCCGAGGACTACTGGCGAATCTCCAAACACTTTTGG GAATCACTCATATATATCAAAAGAAATTGATGCATGAGCGGGTCCAACAATTTCTACCTCTCATGTGGAAAGCGAGCGAAGGAGATGGGAATATtttaaaaagacaaaaattgATCAAAGCATTGTGCGTGGCAGCAGAACGAGGGCATGTGGagtatattttttcttttctcaaatgTTCCACATTGGACTTTGATGCAGTTCAGAATGAAAAAGGCCAAAACCTGTACCAAATTGCCGCTGAATGCCGTCACCACAAAATTTATAATCTTATACATGTCCACGATCAGTTGCGCAAGAATGGTATAACATTATACTTCTATCCTACTGCCGAAATGAATAGAGTGGGGACAACAGAATCCTATCTGGGGAAGAAAGATGACTTTGGGAATAATATGCTACATACGGTAGCAACTATTAGCCCATCGTCACAAATTCATGACATTCAAGGTGCAGCTTTGCAAATGCAAAGAGAACTACAATGGTTTAAG gagGTAGAGAGGATTGCAAATCCCATGGATCTTGAATCTGTAAACAAAGATGATAAGACACCACGAAAAGTATTTACGGAGAATCACAAAGAATTGGGGAAGGAGGCAGAAAAGTCAATGAAGGAAATAGCAACTTCTTGTACAGTTGTAGGTGCTCTCATTGTCACCATCATGTTTGCTGCAGCATTCACAGTTCCTGGTGGAAATGATAAAAATGATGAAAAGGCAGGTCCTCCTACATTCTTAACTAATAAGGTATACACAACTTTTATAGTTTTAGATGCAATCTCACTCTTTTCTTCGACAACCTCTGTTATCATGTTTTTGGGCATTCTCACGTCACGTTATTTTGAAGATGATTTCTACAAATCTTTGCCCATAAAAATGATAATAGGCCTTCTCACCCTCTTTTTATCTATCGCCACAATGATGATTGTTTTTTCTTGTGGCCTTTACATTATGCTTGACGAGAAATCCTCCATTGTTGTCCCAAGCATTTTGCTTGCCACTGTTCCAGTTACCTCCTTCATCTGGATGCAATTTCCGTTGCTTGTTGAGTTATTCATATCTACTTTTGGACGGGGAATATTTTACAGGAACcagaaaaaattgttttga